From a single Gimesia fumaroli genomic region:
- the purH gene encoding bifunctional phosphoribosylaminoimidazolecarboxamide formyltransferase/IMP cyclohydrolase: MSNSHPRRALVSVSDKSGLDVFVKGLAELGFEFISTGGTRRYLEEQGVNVIDISEYTGFPEIMDGRVKTLHPKVHGAILGRPDLPGDAAAIEEFEIVPFELVVCNLYPFEATIAKPDVTLAEAIEQIDIGGPSMVRSAAKNHAYVGIVTSEGQYSRVLEALQAGPLTPEFRLELSAAAFEMTACYDRAVSNYMSSVLPAQEGADSRFAEQMSINLVRRDQLRYGENPHQSAAFYVEKHPPAASVANAEQLNGKELSYNNFLDLDAALQIASDFDAPAAVVIKHTNPCGCATADSLAEAFEKAYAGDPVSAFGSIMSFNRPVDRETAEKLCEPNRFIEAIIAPDYEPEAFELLTTKPKWKKNVRLMKCPMMTPSEVASLDYRRVSGGLLVQERDELRDDSTDWKVVTKREPTSEELHDLSFGWIVCRHVKSNAIILAKDEMLLGAGAGQMSRLDSSYIAAYKAGDRSKGAIVASDAFFPFRDGIDEAAKAGVTAIIQPGGSVRDEEVIEACNEHQIAMIFTGRRHFKH; the protein is encoded by the coding sequence ATGAGTAATTCGCATCCGCGTCGTGCTTTGGTCAGTGTCAGTGATAAATCAGGCCTTGATGTTTTTGTGAAAGGTCTTGCTGAACTAGGGTTTGAGTTTATTTCTACTGGAGGGACCCGTCGCTATCTGGAAGAGCAGGGGGTCAATGTCATTGATATCTCTGAGTACACGGGCTTTCCTGAAATTATGGATGGACGTGTCAAGACGTTGCATCCCAAAGTGCATGGTGCAATTCTAGGTAGACCGGACTTGCCCGGTGATGCGGCCGCCATCGAAGAATTTGAGATTGTGCCCTTCGAGTTGGTTGTCTGCAATTTGTATCCATTTGAAGCAACGATTGCCAAGCCTGATGTCACATTGGCGGAAGCCATAGAACAGATTGACATCGGCGGCCCGAGTATGGTCCGCTCCGCTGCCAAAAATCATGCTTACGTCGGGATTGTGACTTCGGAAGGGCAGTACAGCCGGGTGCTCGAGGCATTGCAGGCTGGTCCTTTAACGCCAGAATTTCGTCTTGAACTTTCAGCAGCTGCATTTGAAATGACGGCCTGCTATGATCGCGCCGTTTCGAATTACATGTCCTCTGTTTTGCCAGCCCAGGAAGGAGCTGACTCCCGGTTTGCAGAGCAGATGAGTATTAATCTTGTTCGGAGAGATCAATTACGATACGGAGAGAATCCTCACCAAAGTGCTGCCTTTTACGTTGAGAAACACCCGCCTGCTGCGAGTGTAGCGAACGCAGAGCAACTGAATGGGAAAGAGCTTTCTTATAATAATTTCCTGGATCTGGATGCGGCCTTACAGATTGCCAGTGATTTTGACGCACCTGCAGCCGTTGTGATAAAGCATACAAATCCTTGTGGATGTGCCACTGCAGATTCACTGGCTGAGGCATTTGAAAAAGCCTATGCCGGCGATCCAGTCAGTGCGTTTGGATCCATCATGAGTTTTAATCGTCCCGTTGATCGGGAGACCGCCGAGAAATTATGCGAACCAAACCGGTTTATTGAAGCGATTATTGCTCCTGATTATGAACCGGAAGCATTTGAGTTACTCACTACGAAACCAAAGTGGAAAAAAAATGTTCGGCTGATGAAGTGCCCGATGATGACCCCTTCAGAGGTTGCCAGTCTGGATTATCGCAGAGTATCGGGAGGCTTGCTGGTTCAGGAGAGAGATGAACTACGAGACGACAGTACTGACTGGAAGGTTGTCACGAAACGGGAACCAACGTCCGAAGAACTACATGATCTCTCTTTTGGCTGGATCGTGTGTCGTCATGTAAAATCTAATGCGATTATTCTGGCAAAAGATGAAATGCTATTGGGAGCGGGGGCAGGTCAGATGAGTCGTCTCGATTCCTCCTACATAGCGGCATACAAGGCCGGAGATCGTAGTAAAGGGGCAATTGTTGCCTCGGATGCCTTCTTCCCATTTCGTGACGGTATTGACGAAGCAGCGAAGGCTGGTGTGACCGCGATTATTCAGCCAGGTGGGTCAGTCCGCGATGAAGAAGTGATTGAAGCCTGTAACGAGCACCAGATCGCCATGATCTTTACTGGTCGTCGGCATTTTAAACATTAA
- a CDS encoding outer membrane protein assembly factor BamB family protein — translation MQYDLDRVWWGQATVDPQRDKIVHLTLDEINLYALSTAGIITAFNNETGKKLWATQLGRGNNISYPPVSNSKYVFITVGIKLYSIDRLSGEIDWELQLPGSASTSPTVDEDTVYVGTLSGRVYAWDLRKLKELSNESKLPSWRESAIRWTYQTGDKVTTPPVVTNRTLLFASQDGSLYSVTLNDRQLTFQFETDAPISASLAEDEKSVFLASEDQNLYCLNILNGIVRWRIRTSFPIRKPVTVLENEVYLSSKKKGLFQLSAETGQEQWWQPLASSFVSLSPNRLYATDEIGNLLVLSRTDGAVLSAVPLRKYRIKLMNERTDRIFCSSESGLIMCLRQSDLPFPIRFKHQDRYPILPEITPETSATAGDAATAPGDANTEQ, via the coding sequence GTGCAATACGACTTGGACCGTGTCTGGTGGGGACAGGCAACTGTTGACCCTCAGCGAGATAAAATCGTTCATTTGACACTGGATGAAATCAACTTATATGCCCTCTCAACCGCTGGGATCATCACTGCTTTTAATAACGAAACCGGAAAAAAACTGTGGGCCACGCAGTTGGGACGCGGGAATAACATCAGCTATCCTCCGGTCTCAAATTCAAAATATGTCTTTATCACGGTTGGCATCAAACTGTATTCGATTGACAGGTTGAGTGGGGAAATTGACTGGGAGTTGCAACTACCCGGTTCAGCATCCACAAGTCCCACTGTAGATGAAGATACCGTATATGTCGGAACCTTAAGTGGACGTGTCTATGCGTGGGATTTAAGGAAGCTAAAAGAATTAAGCAATGAATCCAAGCTTCCGTCCTGGCGGGAAAGTGCGATCCGGTGGACATATCAGACTGGCGACAAGGTGACGACACCTCCGGTTGTTACGAACCGTACACTTTTATTTGCCAGCCAGGATGGATCACTTTATTCGGTCACTTTGAATGACCGTCAACTCACGTTTCAATTTGAAACAGATGCTCCAATCTCAGCCAGTCTGGCTGAAGATGAGAAGAGCGTATTCCTTGCCTCTGAAGATCAGAATTTGTATTGCTTGAATATCTTAAATGGTATTGTGCGTTGGAGAATTCGAACTTCGTTCCCTATTCGCAAGCCTGTGACTGTGCTTGAAAATGAAGTCTATCTTTCGTCTAAAAAGAAAGGGTTGTTTCAGCTTTCAGCAGAAACCGGTCAGGAGCAATGGTGGCAACCACTTGCCTCCTCTTTTGTGTCATTATCACCGAACCGTCTCTACGCCACCGATGAGATTGGAAATCTGCTGGTTCTCTCCCGTACTGATGGTGCGGTGCTTTCTGCAGTCCCGTTGAGGAAGTATCGGATTAAATTAATGAATGAACGGACAGACCGTATTTTCTGTTCTTCAGAATCAGGTTTAATCATGTGCCTGAGACAGAGCGACCTGCCTTTTCCGATCCGGTTTAAACATCAGGATCGCTATCCTATCCTGCCTGAAATCACTCCAGAAACGAGTGCGACAGCGGGGGATGCAGCGACTGCTCCCGGGGATGCCAATACTGAACAGTAA
- a CDS encoding HEAT repeat domain-containing protein: MRTHITNAEQFWKTYFNSIVVFYILIGLTALNCSPAQADLIKLKNGGEIRGKLLRTTSSSVETRVIQTLSGGSIAVNSQHIEFITNRPLSIEKYESRSKEIEDTVEAHLKLADWCLKNHLNAQRLEQMANVIQLDPDHSKARAALGYTKRNGEWMTRDEVMRNNGYIKYKGRYVSSAELELLEKNQADLEAERKWIKKVKLWLIWISGNDLLQQQEGLQNFQAINDPHAVAALGRLLGKHKHMAIRSLLISTLDQIPGDKPLRPLSELVLTDPVKTIRQTALDVLTKRNATQAIAFFIEGLKNKSNVIVQRAGQGLEAIGDRTVVPDLISALTTRHTYRVRVPDTTSTYSYNTNGTFGGSGVVLPPNIEAGLLAGRYPNGVIVLPSQQPKVQMRTVSVKHLHQNEAVLLALQKITQQNFGYNERLWRLWWASTQNQTGVVPVLQ, translated from the coding sequence ATGAGAACTCACATCACAAACGCCGAGCAATTCTGGAAAACGTATTTTAACTCAATCGTAGTGTTTTACATTTTGATTGGCTTGACTGCTTTAAACTGCTCCCCTGCCCAGGCTGATCTGATCAAACTCAAAAACGGTGGTGAGATTCGGGGGAAGCTTTTGCGAACAACCTCAAGTTCAGTAGAAACCCGCGTGATCCAGACTCTCTCAGGTGGGTCGATTGCCGTTAATTCTCAACATATTGAGTTCATCACAAATCGACCACTTTCAATTGAGAAGTATGAATCTCGTTCGAAAGAAATTGAGGATACCGTAGAGGCACATCTCAAACTCGCCGACTGGTGCTTAAAAAATCATCTCAATGCACAACGGCTTGAGCAAATGGCAAATGTAATTCAACTTGATCCCGATCACTCCAAGGCGCGAGCGGCACTTGGATATACAAAACGCAACGGAGAATGGATGACGCGCGATGAAGTTATGCGCAACAACGGTTATATCAAATACAAAGGTCGCTATGTCTCTTCCGCTGAACTGGAATTACTTGAGAAAAACCAGGCTGATCTGGAAGCAGAACGAAAATGGATCAAGAAAGTCAAACTCTGGCTGATCTGGATCAGTGGCAATGATTTATTACAACAACAGGAAGGCTTACAGAATTTCCAAGCCATTAATGATCCTCATGCAGTCGCAGCCCTGGGCCGTTTGCTGGGCAAACACAAACACATGGCGATTCGGTCGCTGCTGATCTCAACTCTCGACCAGATTCCGGGGGATAAACCACTGCGGCCACTGTCTGAACTGGTTCTGACAGATCCGGTCAAAACCATTCGACAGACTGCGCTTGATGTGCTCACAAAACGCAACGCAACGCAAGCAATCGCATTTTTTATTGAAGGCCTGAAAAACAAATCAAACGTTATTGTTCAGCGGGCAGGTCAAGGCCTTGAAGCAATCGGAGACCGAACCGTCGTCCCTGACCTGATCTCTGCCTTGACAACCAGGCATACGTACCGCGTTAGAGTTCCCGACACCACATCAACCTACAGCTACAATACTAATGGCACATTCGGTGGCTCGGGCGTGGTCCTGCCGCCAAATATCGAAGCAGGTTTGTTGGCGGGGCGTTACCCGAATGGAGTGATTGTACTTCCGTCGCAACAACCCAAAGTACAGATGCGGACGGTCTCTGTAAAACATTTACATCAAAACGAAGCCGTTCTGCTTGCATTACAAAAGATCACGCAACAAAACTTCGGCTACAATGAAAGACTCTGGCGACTCTGGTGGGCTTCTACACAAAATCAAACGGGAGTGGTTCCAGTACTTCAATAA
- a CDS encoding sulfotransferase, translating into MANLLAEAVKLLQANQAKKAEELLTPYYPANVNNANFLHYYGLAASNSGDYASGIERLKKAIALKPNVAEFHHNVAAVYRLVGDFKLSEQHYLTALELKPDYAEAYFNYSAARKFQADDGIVSLVEQQASRTDLSDVDRCFLGFAAGKIFNDIKDYDKAFAFYEMGNRFKNASFEIDQFRNEIDQMISVFSAEMIQSLVAAGNPSKVPVFIVGMPRTGTTLVEQILSSHPDVHGAGELPDIASIAGTMKQHATQKLEFPDYLAHVPEQVFSGFADAYLRRLRTFDHSAVRIIDKMPSNFLYLGLIAIMLPEAKVIHSQRHPLDTCLSCYFQRFRRGHEYSFNLTHLGLYYREYERLMQHWKEVLPEAPFELHYSDLVENQEEVSRKLIDFIDVAWDDRCLKFQDNNRPVTTASNWQVRRPMNRSGMDRWKNYDSHLEALRQTLELVER; encoded by the coding sequence ATGGCAAATCTCCTCGCTGAAGCAGTCAAATTACTCCAGGCTAACCAGGCAAAAAAAGCAGAAGAGCTGTTAACGCCGTATTACCCGGCCAATGTCAATAATGCAAATTTTCTACATTACTATGGGCTGGCTGCTTCGAACAGTGGTGATTATGCGTCGGGCATCGAACGTCTGAAGAAAGCGATTGCGCTCAAACCGAATGTTGCCGAATTCCATCATAATGTGGCGGCAGTCTATCGCCTGGTGGGAGACTTTAAACTTTCAGAACAGCATTATCTGACGGCACTGGAATTGAAGCCCGATTACGCTGAAGCCTATTTCAATTATTCAGCGGCCCGAAAATTTCAAGCCGACGATGGGATTGTTTCTCTAGTCGAACAGCAGGCATCGCGAACAGATCTGTCTGATGTCGATCGTTGTTTTCTGGGCTTTGCGGCTGGAAAAATCTTTAATGATATTAAGGACTACGATAAAGCATTTGCATTTTATGAGATGGGGAATCGCTTCAAGAATGCTTCGTTTGAAATTGATCAGTTCAGAAATGAAATCGATCAGATGATTTCTGTATTTTCTGCTGAAATGATTCAGAGTCTGGTTGCAGCAGGGAATCCGAGTAAAGTCCCGGTGTTTATTGTGGGAATGCCACGAACTGGTACAACGCTGGTGGAGCAAATATTATCCAGCCATCCTGATGTGCATGGGGCAGGAGAATTACCTGATATTGCCAGTATCGCTGGTACAATGAAGCAGCATGCGACTCAGAAACTTGAATTTCCCGATTATCTGGCTCATGTGCCTGAGCAGGTCTTCTCCGGTTTTGCAGATGCGTATTTGCGTCGGTTGCGGACGTTTGATCATTCGGCAGTTCGCATCATTGATAAAATGCCAAGCAATTTTCTCTATCTTGGATTAATTGCCATCATGTTGCCCGAGGCAAAAGTGATTCATAGCCAGCGGCATCCGCTTGATACCTGTCTGTCCTGCTATTTTCAGCGTTTCCGACGCGGGCACGAATATTCGTTTAACCTGACACATCTGGGACTCTATTACCGTGAATATGAGCGGTTGATGCAGCATTGGAAGGAAGTCTTACCAGAGGCACCATTCGAGTTGCATTATTCTGATCTGGTAGAGAACCAGGAAGAAGTCTCGCGAAAGTTGATTGATTTCATCGACGTCGCTTGGGATGACCGTTGTTTAAAATTCCAAGACAACAATCGACCTGTCACGACGGCAAGTAACTGGCAGGTTCGTCGACCGATGAATCGTTCTGGAATGGACCGCTGGAAAAATTATGATTCGCATCTGGAAGCACTACGACAAACGTTAGAACTGGTTGAACGCTGA
- a CDS encoding HlyD family efflux transporter periplasmic adaptor subunit has translation MSTLSESMTSSTERPIPLSVRDDLISKWIHYKGLGYWVIKDPVSLKYTRLHPEQFYILNLLNGERNPDEIKDEVHRQYPTLLLSISEIQQLISDLYRKGLLTSGRPGQGVTLIKQRREEHKKKLVTTFRNLMYLRLPGWDPETTLQWLYPYVKWMWRPWATMMFALLIVSSWILIGVQFEEFRSRLPEFQQFFGWPNLIYMWFVLGAAKVVHEFGHGLSCKHYGGECHGMGIMFLVFSPCLYCDVSDSWMLRNKWQRIIIGGAGMYIEVIMSAVAVWVWWFTKPGLLNHLALNLFFVSTVTTVIFNANPLMRFDGYYMMSDLLEIPNLRQKADKHLRDTFAWYCLGIESQRDPFMPETGKFWFIVYAISASLYRWFIMFGITLFLYTVLKPYDLQSIGVTLAVISVVTFIWGIVSNIYKIISAPRTEPMNYWKVSATLTVFAAVILGILLIPVPMHFEAPFIVEGYDVQHVRTTESGRLDQIYVEPGQHVEKGQLLASIVNLEKEDELNQLKNQRLVQEGEIKKYRALGDLAGVKVSKEELATIEERIAEIETQLGNMKVIAPISGTVVAPASQPEPKLSDSKKQLSRWFGTPLDAKNANCYLEEGTHMLSIAPESRYQAVLFIDQEYRNDFNVDQSVELKLEHLPDKTYQSKIERVAHGHLDYVPPTLSNKMGGELPTVTDKDGREKLTSTAYQAIVPLDEDVVLFRANMRGKARFLVSQLTTGQWIWRYFRKTFHFRL, from the coding sequence ATGAGCACTTTAAGCGAATCCATGACATCCTCAACCGAACGGCCAATTCCGTTGAGTGTGCGCGATGATTTAATCAGCAAGTGGATTCATTATAAAGGTCTGGGATATTGGGTGATTAAAGATCCGGTATCACTCAAGTACACGCGACTTCACCCGGAACAGTTCTATATCTTGAATCTGCTAAATGGAGAGCGCAATCCTGATGAGATCAAAGATGAGGTACATCGGCAATATCCGACGTTGCTGCTTTCGATTTCGGAAATTCAGCAATTGATTTCTGACTTATACCGCAAAGGATTGCTGACCAGTGGACGGCCGGGACAAGGTGTCACACTGATCAAACAGCGGCGGGAAGAACATAAAAAGAAATTAGTGACGACCTTTCGTAATCTGATGTATCTCAGACTTCCCGGTTGGGACCCGGAAACAACGCTGCAATGGTTATATCCTTATGTGAAATGGATGTGGCGTCCCTGGGCAACGATGATGTTCGCATTGCTGATTGTCTCTTCCTGGATCCTGATCGGTGTGCAATTTGAAGAATTTCGTAGTCGATTGCCTGAATTTCAGCAGTTTTTTGGCTGGCCGAACCTGATTTACATGTGGTTTGTACTCGGTGCCGCGAAAGTCGTTCACGAGTTTGGCCATGGTTTATCGTGCAAGCATTATGGCGGTGAGTGTCACGGGATGGGAATCATGTTTCTGGTTTTCAGCCCCTGTCTCTATTGCGACGTTTCCGATTCCTGGATGCTGAGAAACAAATGGCAGAGGATCATTATCGGCGGCGCGGGGATGTATATCGAAGTGATTATGTCGGCGGTTGCTGTCTGGGTCTGGTGGTTTACAAAACCAGGTCTGCTGAACCACCTGGCATTGAACCTGTTTTTCGTTTCAACGGTCACAACCGTGATCTTTAATGCCAACCCGCTGATGCGGTTCGATGGCTACTATATGATGAGCGATTTGCTGGAAATACCCAACTTAAGGCAAAAAGCGGACAAACATCTTCGCGATACATTTGCCTGGTATTGTCTGGGGATCGAATCTCAGCGAGATCCCTTTATGCCGGAAACCGGTAAATTCTGGTTTATCGTTTATGCGATCTCCGCGTCGTTGTATCGCTGGTTTATTATGTTCGGTATTACGCTGTTTCTGTATACCGTACTGAAACCATATGATTTACAAAGTATTGGTGTCACACTGGCAGTCATTTCAGTAGTGACATTCATCTGGGGGATTGTCTCCAACATTTACAAAATTATTTCTGCACCGAGGACCGAACCCATGAATTACTGGAAAGTATCAGCGACATTGACTGTCTTCGCCGCTGTGATTCTTGGAATTCTTCTGATCCCAGTTCCCATGCATTTTGAAGCGCCTTTTATCGTCGAAGGCTACGACGTTCAGCATGTTCGTACTACTGAGAGTGGGCGACTGGATCAGATCTATGTTGAACCGGGACAGCATGTGGAAAAAGGACAGCTTCTGGCGAGCATTGTGAATCTTGAGAAGGAAGATGAGCTCAATCAATTAAAAAATCAACGTCTTGTCCAGGAAGGAGAGATCAAGAAATATCGAGCCTTAGGTGATCTGGCAGGTGTGAAAGTTTCAAAAGAAGAATTAGCGACGATCGAAGAACGGATTGCAGAAATTGAAACACAATTGGGAAATATGAAAGTAATTGCTCCGATCAGTGGAACTGTCGTCGCACCGGCAAGTCAGCCTGAACCCAAATTATCTGATTCAAAAAAGCAATTATCGCGCTGGTTTGGGACGCCCCTCGATGCCAAGAATGCTAACTGCTATCTTGAAGAAGGGACTCACATGTTGAGTATTGCTCCCGAGTCTCGTTATCAGGCGGTCTTATTTATCGATCAGGAATACCGGAATGACTTTAACGTGGACCAGTCAGTCGAACTCAAGCTGGAACATTTGCCCGATAAAACGTATCAGTCAAAAATAGAACGCGTTGCACATGGGCACCTGGATTATGTGCCACCGACTCTCTCCAATAAAATGGGTGGGGAATTGCCAACGGTTACTGATAAGGATGGTCGGGAAAAGCTAACCAGCACGGCATATCAGGCAATCGTCCCACTTGATGAGGATGTTGTCTTGTTCCGAGCCAATATGCGAGGGAAAGCTCGATTTCTGGTTAGTCAATTAACGACGGGCCAATGGATATGGCGCTACTTCCGCAAGACCTTCCATTTCCGACTCTGA
- a CDS encoding efflux RND transporter periplasmic adaptor subunit translates to MKLSFVNTFFGVILMIGTSMILAEQNLDAGDQAKEKVTPPSPGAEITVNECRIKLIDRVILGSDRPGVLEFVEPNEGEQVKKGQIVAALKSDALQASRKTAEKRSSNDIEIRYSKKARDTAYVELEMNLDINKRVAKAISDLDIKRLQLNAEKSDLQIEQAELEFEMSKLQLEEIDAQIEETKVTAPFDGIVTKKFRSTGEVVRHGDEVLELVSTKRVKVECYVNLEDTWKFHIGTPVEVQLDIPGIRLPIEENKYTGRITFIDVEVEPIHGKSIRVWAEVENPENELKAGYMATMKILPDKTENKVAAESTVKK, encoded by the coding sequence ATGAAGTTAAGCTTCGTGAATACTTTTTTCGGCGTGATTTTGATGATCGGAACCAGCATGATTCTGGCTGAACAGAACCTTGATGCGGGAGATCAGGCCAAAGAAAAGGTGACTCCACCCAGTCCAGGGGCTGAAATTACTGTGAATGAGTGTCGTATTAAATTGATTGACCGCGTAATTCTGGGAAGTGATCGCCCGGGAGTCCTCGAATTTGTAGAACCGAATGAAGGGGAACAGGTTAAAAAAGGGCAGATTGTAGCAGCATTGAAGAGTGATGCATTACAGGCGTCGCGAAAGACTGCCGAAAAACGCTCATCGAATGATATTGAAATTCGTTATTCCAAAAAAGCACGTGATACGGCTTATGTTGAACTGGAAATGAATCTGGATATTAATAAACGAGTCGCGAAAGCGATTTCTGATTTGGATATTAAACGTTTGCAACTGAATGCAGAAAAGAGCGATTTACAAATTGAACAGGCTGAGCTCGAATTTGAGATGAGTAAGTTACAGCTTGAAGAAATTGATGCTCAGATCGAAGAGACCAAGGTCACTGCCCCCTTTGATGGGATTGTCACGAAAAAATTCCGTTCGACAGGTGAAGTCGTTCGCCACGGTGATGAGGTATTGGAACTCGTAAGTACGAAACGGGTCAAAGTAGAATGTTATGTCAATCTGGAAGATACCTGGAAGTTTCATATAGGAACGCCGGTGGAGGTCCAGTTAGACATTCCCGGAATTCGTCTTCCCATTGAAGAGAATAAATACACGGGCCGGATCACATTTATTGACGTAGAAGTCGAACCGATTCATGGAAAGTCGATTCGTGTCTGGGCGGAAGTGGAAAATCCGGAAAATGAATTGAAAGCCGGTTATATGGCGACGATGAAAATTTTGCCAGATAAAACCGAAAATAAAGTGGCTGCAGAAAGTACCGTCAAAAAATAG
- a CDS encoding HlyD family efflux transporter periplasmic adaptor subunit, producing the protein MTSTQSPSQTRERVIRIAREIEEFAHSNVAAETFFREFLRRVVAGLGATAGAAWLIDESGRLAIKSEVNLADTGFYEEPEAILKNQRLLSDVLSTAEARIFTADNESDVHLPTDNLIIVAALTIRKKPVGVIEIFQRSNSPKQAHPGYLQFVEQMSGYASHYLTEREKASQTDSSLEAWEEVDQFVQQIHRSLDLTEVSATIVNDGRQLLDADRVSLAMQYGKKTVIEAINGQDKVNKRANTVRLLSNLANKVLSMRETFIYSGAVESIPPQIEEPLADYLQESGTRMIMILPLFEPEQVIKSDEEALGGRQKDVPKKLIGGLIVEQITDSQPRPHLEKRADLLAGHIASGIANSRNHESIFLMRFWRFIGRCFAALRGKTLVKTLVITALIAAAGVALALVPYDYRVSCDGRLMPTVQREVFTNWEGEVVAIHVESGQRVKKGDLLIEIRNEDLKTQVVDTQNKLKELRIQSFATNARLQAGNNNSRPTEDDINLRGKLYELRTQIFGVEKHLEILKSRLDKLNVKAPIDGVVTTFQIEQLLRNRPVQRGELLLEIMDPTGPWQLELDVEEKRMGHILRATEKKGDIGLPVEFILATSNELTYEGEVTEISTRANSSEESGSIVETYATFNKEELPMLRIGAEVSAKIDCGERSLFYVLFGDVVETCRRYFWF; encoded by the coding sequence ATGACAAGCACCCAATCACCCAGTCAAACTCGTGAACGCGTTATTCGAATTGCACGGGAAATCGAAGAGTTCGCTCATTCAAATGTGGCCGCGGAGACATTCTTTCGGGAATTTCTCAGAAGAGTGGTTGCCGGTCTGGGAGCAACGGCAGGAGCAGCCTGGTTAATCGACGAAAGCGGTCGGCTGGCTATAAAAAGTGAAGTGAATCTGGCAGACACCGGTTTCTATGAAGAACCAGAAGCCATTCTGAAAAATCAACGGCTGTTATCTGACGTGTTATCAACGGCAGAAGCACGTATCTTCACCGCAGACAACGAGAGTGACGTCCATTTACCGACTGACAACCTCATTATTGTCGCTGCATTAACCATCCGAAAGAAGCCGGTTGGCGTTATTGAAATCTTTCAGCGATCGAATTCTCCCAAACAGGCCCACCCTGGCTATCTGCAATTTGTAGAGCAGATGTCAGGTTATGCTTCGCATTATCTGACAGAACGCGAAAAAGCCAGTCAAACAGATTCCTCGCTCGAAGCCTGGGAAGAAGTTGATCAGTTCGTACAACAAATTCATCGCAGCCTTGATTTAACCGAAGTCTCCGCCACCATCGTTAATGATGGGAGACAATTACTCGACGCAGACCGAGTCAGCCTGGCGATGCAATACGGCAAGAAAACCGTCATTGAAGCCATCAATGGTCAGGATAAAGTGAATAAGCGAGCCAACACGGTTCGGCTGCTTTCTAATCTGGCAAATAAAGTACTTTCCATGCGGGAAACATTTATTTACTCGGGGGCAGTCGAATCCATTCCGCCTCAGATTGAAGAACCGCTGGCAGATTATCTGCAGGAAAGCGGAACTCGGATGATCATGATCCTCCCACTTTTTGAACCTGAGCAGGTCATTAAAAGCGATGAAGAAGCGCTGGGGGGGCGTCAAAAAGATGTCCCCAAAAAACTCATCGGCGGTTTGATTGTTGAGCAAATTACCGACAGTCAACCACGACCACACTTGGAAAAACGTGCCGACCTGCTCGCAGGTCATATTGCCAGTGGAATTGCGAACTCCCGCAATCATGAAAGCATTTTCCTGATGCGTTTCTGGCGATTTATTGGCCGATGCTTTGCGGCTTTAAGAGGAAAAACGCTTGTCAAAACACTGGTCATTACAGCCTTGATCGCAGCGGCAGGAGTCGCTCTGGCTTTAGTCCCCTATGATTACCGTGTCAGCTGTGATGGCAGACTGATGCCGACAGTTCAACGGGAAGTTTTCACTAACTGGGAGGGAGAAGTTGTTGCGATTCATGTCGAAAGCGGTCAACGAGTGAAAAAAGGAGATCTGCTGATCGAGATTCGTAATGAAGACCTCAAAACCCAGGTCGTGGATACCCAAAACAAGTTGAAAGAACTTCGCATCCAATCGTTTGCCACCAATGCCCGTCTTCAGGCTGGCAACAACAATAGTCGCCCCACTGAAGATGACATCAATCTACGCGGGAAACTATATGAGTTACGGACTCAGATTTTCGGTGTAGAGAAGCACTTAGAGATTCTGAAGAGTCGTCTGGACAAATTGAATGTGAAAGCCCCCATTGATGGTGTCGTTACAACATTCCAGATCGAACAACTTCTAAGAAACCGTCCCGTACAACGCGGGGAATTATTGCTGGAAATCATGGATCCGACAGGCCCCTGGCAGTTGGAACTTGACGTCGAAGAAAAACGAATGGGCCACATTCTCAGAGCCACCGAGAAAAAAGGAGATATTGGTCTGCCTGTTGAATTCATTCTGGCAACCTCGAACGAATTGACTTATGAAGGCGAAGTGACCGAAATCTCAACACGTGCGAATTCGTCTGAAGAGAGTGGCAGTATTGTGGAAACCTATGCCACCTTTAATAAAGAGGAACTGCCCATGCTGCGGATTGGTGCAGAAGTCAGTGCAAAAATCGACTGTGGAGAGCGTAGCTTGTTCTATGTACTCTTTGGCGATGTCGTAGAAACCTGCCGACGTTACTTCTGGTTTTAA